Within the Longimicrobiaceae bacterium genome, the region GACTTCGATCCTCGCGTCGATGGGTGTCCAGCGGGTCGCTACCAGGTCTTCCCGCTGGGCGCCCAGGGCGGCGCCGACGAGCCTTTTGCGGTGCTGCTGATCGGGCCGCAGCCCCTCCCCTTCGAGAAGACGGAGCAGCTCACCGCGCAGTTCGAGCGGACCTCTCCGCTGCTGTCGCGCCTCGCCGAGCTGGATCGGCTACGGCGAGGACGCGAGGAGATCGAGCAGCAGCGCGACCTGCTGACGACAATCGTCAACGCGCTCCCCGACCCGGTCCTCATCACCGACGCCGACAACCGCATCCTGCTGGAGAACCGGCGGGCGGAGGCGCTCTTTACCAGCGCAGAGGGGGATAGCGACGGCCGCCGACGTGCCGTCGAGATCAACAACCTGCTCTTCTCGTCGTTCCTCACCCGCTCGAATGTCTCCGGTAACGGCGCGAACAGCCGCGAGCTGAACCTCGTGGATCCCACGGAAGGCGGCGACCTGCTGTTCGAGGTCCTCACCACGCCCCTGCCCTCCGCGCTGGTGGGAGACCGGGCGATGGTCTCGGTGCTGCGCGACGTGACCGATCTGAAGCGGGCCACCACCGAGCTCGAGCACCAGTTCAAGCGCCTGCGGCAGGCCGAGCTCAAGGCGCGACGCGAGCGCGACCGGCTCAACATGATCCTCGAGAACGTCGGGGATCCGATCCTGGTCACGGACGATCAGTCGAACATCATCCTGATGAACCGCGAAGCGGAGCGCCTCTTCGAGGCCCCGCCCAATAGCGAGCTGAACTCGAAAGTCCGGCAGGACGTCCGGGCAAACGACACCAAGTTCTCCTCCTTCATCTCCGACTTCGCCCTCAGCCCGGATGCCACCCGTACCATCCAGATCAACCTGACCGAGCCGGAGAGCGGGCAGGAGTTCCCCGCCGAGGTGGTCTCGGGCAAGGTCTACAACGAGCGCTCCGAGATGGCCGCCATTGTCTCGGTCGTACATGACCTCACCAAGGCGGTGGAGAACGAGCGCCTGGCCAACGAGCTCTCCGGCCTCAACGAGAGCCTGGAGGATCGGATCCGGGCGGCCACGGAGGAGCTGGAGGAGCGGAATCGTCAGCTCCAGTGGCAGAGCCAGGAGCTGGAGCGCGCCTATCGGCTCAAATCGCAGTTCCTGGCCAGCATGAGCCACGAGCTGCGCACGCCGATCAACGCCCTGCTCGGCTACACCTCGCTGATGCGGGACAAGATCTACGGCGAGCTCAACCAGCGGCAGGACGA harbors:
- a CDS encoding ATP-binding protein — its product is MTPPAHRVGDEELLGRLSRARDLPEALSILFDSVLEPLGVERALVLVEDEEELRGTISMGWDHRVVPKVVVPLSDPSHPLVQAYRSAASSEIDFDPRVDGCPAGRYQVFPLGAQGGADEPFAVLLIGPQPLPFEKTEQLTAQFERTSPLLSRLAELDRLRRGREEIEQQRDLLTTIVNALPDPVLITDADNRILLENRRAEALFTSAEGDSDGRRRAVEINNLLFSSFLTRSNVSGNGANSRELNLVDPTEGGDLLFEVLTTPLPSALVGDRAMVSVLRDVTDLKRATTELEHQFKRLRQAELKARRERDRLNMILENVGDPILVTDDQSNIILMNREAERLFEAPPNSELNSKVRQDVRANDTKFSSFISDFALSPDATRTIQINLTEPESGQEFPAEVVSGKVYNERSEMAAIVSVVHDLTKAVENERLANELSGLNESLEDRIRAATEELEERNRQLQWQSQELERAYRLKSQFLASMSHELRTPINALLGYTSLMRDKIYGELNQRQDEALTRMYTASQHLLELVNDILDLAKIEAGKMPVHVEPVDVAQLVRELSQTIEPMVRRKNLDYRVDLADDMPILETDRTKVKQIVLNLLSNAVKFTHQGYIGITARRARDDDGVILEVIDTGIGIKEEDLPKIFEDFRQVDQSSTREYGGTGLGLSITKKLLHLLGGTIRVSSAPGKGSTFTLWLPKRSEEIVLDEEVARMARMANDAILTDDE